The Thermotoga sp. nucleotide sequence CCAGATACCGAGGAACGGGCTGAAGCGTTCGCTTTTCCATAGAAAGAGAAAGGAACTTCTAGCTTCTCTTCCGAGGATAGAAGCCAGGGCTGTTGCAAAGTATATCCGCATTTCTCCAAGAAAAGCGAGGGCAGTGGCGAACACGATAAGAGGAAAGTCCGTTGAAGAAGCGTTCCAGATACTCGCGTTCTCTCCCAAAAAGGCTGCCAGGATCATCGAAAAGGTCCTGAAATCAGCTGTTGCGAATGCTGAGAACAATTTCGGCCTCGATGCCGATAATCTTTACGTTGCTGAGTGTTATGTGAACGATGGGCCAAGACTGAAAAGAATCTGGCCCAGGGGACGAGGAAGAGCAGACATAATTAAAAGGAGAATGTCTCATATCACCGTTGTTGTAAGAGACCGCACCAGGGAAGAAGAGTATAGAAGAGCTCTGGAGGAACTAGAAAAAAAGATATTATCCAAAGAGTGAGGTGATAAAGTGGGTCAGAAGGTGCATCCCCGAGGATTCAGGCTCGGACTGAGCGCCGATTGGCAGGCAAAATGGTTCAACGAGAAAAACTACAAGGAATGGCTCCTCGAAGATGAAGAGATAAGGAAGATAATAAAGAACAAGTACTACCACGCTGGAATTAGCGAAGTCTACATAGAAAGGCCCGATGCTGAAAGGGTCAACATCACGGTGAAAACGGCAAGGCCTGGTATCATCATAGGAAGGAAAGGAACGGAAATTACGAGTTTGAGAGAAGAGCTGGAAAAGAAGTTCAACAGAAGAATGATTATTAACATTGAAGAAATAAAAACGCCCGAACTCGATGCACAACTTGTTGCTGAATCTATAGCCTCTCGTATAGAAAAAAGAGCATCTTACAAAGTAGCTATGAAAAGAGCCATCACAAACGCCATGAGAAAAGGCGCTCAGGGAATAAAGGTGATGGTCGCCGGAAGACTCGGTGGCGCGGAAATAGCGAGGAGAGAATGGTACCTCAGGGGAAGACTTCCGCTTCAAAAGATAAAGGCGATCATAGACTACGGAACGGCTGTCGCTTGGACAAAGTACGGTACCATTGGTGTCAAAGTGTGGATTTACAAAGGAGACGCTGATATCTAAGGGAGGTAATCACCATGTTGATGCCCAGAAGGGTTAAGTATAGAAAGCAACAGAGAGGAAGGTTGAAGGGAAAAGCAAAAGGAGGAACTCTCGTTCAGTTCGGTGAATGGGGTCTCAAGGCGCTTGAACCGGCCTGGATAACAGCCCAGCAGATAGAGGCCTGCAGAATAGCAATGATGAGGGTTATGAAAAGAGCAGGTAAGATTTGGATAAGGATATTCCCCGACAAACCTTACACGAAGAAACCCGCTGAATCCAGGATGGGTAAGGGAAAGGGAAACGTGGAAGGATGGGTTGCCGTTGTGAAACCTGGAAAGATCCTCTTCGAAATAGCCGGCGTGAATGAAGAAACGGCTCACGAAGCTCTCAGATATGCTGCCAGCAAATTGCCGATTGCCACGAAGATAGTACCCCGTCATCACATTGGGGGTGAAGCGGTATGAAGGCTTCTGAGCTCAGAAATTACACGGATGAAGAACTGAGAAATCTCCTTGAAGAGAAGAAGAAGCAACTGATGGAGTTGAGGTTCCAGCTGGCTATGGGGCAGTTGAAGAACACCTCACTCATAAAACTGACAAAAAGAGACATCGCGCGGATAAAGACCATTCTCAGGGAGAGGGAGCTAGGTATAAGGAGGTGAAACCATGCCCAGGAAACGAATGATAGGAACGGTCGTGAGCGATAAAATGGATAAAACAGTCGTTGTGGCAGTGGAAAGGTATGTGCAGCATCCTCTTTATAAAAAATACATCAAGAGAACCAAGAAGTACCACGCCC carries:
- the rplV gene encoding 50S ribosomal protein L22 yields the protein MRLQIPRNGLKRSLFHRKRKELLASLPRIEARAVAKYIRISPRKARAVANTIRGKSVEEAFQILAFSPKKAARIIEKVLKSAVANAENNFGLDADNLYVAECYVNDGPRLKRIWPRGRGRADIIKRRMSHITVVVRDRTREEEYRRALEELEKKILSKE
- the rpsC gene encoding 30S ribosomal protein S3; this translates as MGQKVHPRGFRLGLSADWQAKWFNEKNYKEWLLEDEEIRKIIKNKYYHAGISEVYIERPDAERVNITVKTARPGIIIGRKGTEITSLREELEKKFNRRMIINIEEIKTPELDAQLVAESIASRIEKRASYKVAMKRAITNAMRKGAQGIKVMVAGRLGGAEIARREWYLRGRLPLQKIKAIIDYGTAVAWTKYGTIGVKVWIYKGDADI
- the rplP gene encoding 50S ribosomal protein L16, which codes for MLMPRRVKYRKQQRGRLKGKAKGGTLVQFGEWGLKALEPAWITAQQIEACRIAMMRVMKRAGKIWIRIFPDKPYTKKPAESRMGKGKGNVEGWVAVVKPGKILFEIAGVNEETAHEALRYAASKLPIATKIVPRHHIGGEAV
- the rpmC gene encoding 50S ribosomal protein L29 — protein: MKASELRNYTDEELRNLLEEKKKQLMELRFQLAMGQLKNTSLIKLTKRDIARIKTILRERELGIRR